Proteins from a single region of Azospira inquinata:
- a CDS encoding enoyl-ACP reductase FabI: MGFLADKRILITGLLSKHSIAYGIAKACHREGAQLAFTYQNERFIERVSKFADEFDSKLILPCDVSSDEQIVQLFDSLGKEWDGCLDGLVHSIAFAPTEALEGDFLDGISRESFRIAHDVSSYSFPALVKAARPMLNKTHGAVVALSYLGADRTMPNYNLMGLAKASLEASVRYLAGCLGPQGIRANIVSAGPIKTLAASGIGSFSKLLAYNAHHAPLRRNITIEEVGNAAAFLLSDLASGITGEILYVDGGFNTTALGNADPLPNS; encoded by the coding sequence ATGGGCTTTCTTGCCGACAAAAGAATTCTGATTACCGGACTGCTGTCCAAGCATTCCATCGCTTATGGCATCGCCAAGGCTTGCCATCGGGAAGGGGCCCAACTGGCCTTTACCTACCAGAACGAACGCTTCATCGAACGGGTTTCCAAGTTTGCCGACGAATTCGACAGTAAGCTGATTTTGCCCTGCGACGTCTCCAGCGACGAGCAGATCGTCCAGCTCTTCGACAGCCTGGGCAAAGAATGGGACGGTTGCCTGGACGGTCTGGTCCATTCCATCGCCTTCGCCCCCACGGAAGCCCTAGAAGGGGACTTCCTCGACGGCATCTCCCGGGAATCCTTCCGCATCGCCCACGACGTGTCCTCCTACAGCTTCCCGGCCCTGGTGAAAGCCGCCCGGCCCATGCTGAACAAGACCCATGGTGCGGTGGTAGCCCTTTCCTACCTGGGCGCCGACCGGACCATGCCCAATTACAACCTCATGGGTCTGGCCAAGGCCAGCCTGGAAGCCTCCGTGCGCTATCTAGCCGGCTGCCTGGGCCCCCAGGGCATTCGGGCCAATATCGTGTCCGCCGGGCCGATCAAGACCCTGGCCGCCTCCGGCATCGGCAGCTTCAGCAAGCTGCTGGCCTACAACGCCCACCACGCGCCCCTGCGCCGCAATATCACCATCGAAGAAGTGGGCAATGCGGCCGCCTTCCTGCTCTCCGATCTGGCCAGCGGCATCACCGGGGAAATCCTATACGTGGATGGGGGCTTCAACACCACCGCCCTGGGTAACGCGGACCCTCTGCCCAACAGCTGA
- a CDS encoding ABC transporter substrate-binding protein, which yields MKIKSLLPWRIALLAVLLALSGCGERPWNDPYPASEWGQNILYTAFTDRPKHLDPAQSYAEDEINFTAQIYEPPLQYHYLKRPYTLIPASAAAVPHPRYYDAQGHQLPDDADPSRIARSVYDIAIKPGIRYQPHPAFARDDQGRPRYLHLTPSQLAGVRQLSDFPYTGTRELTAADFVYGIKRLASPRLSSPIFGMMAGHIVGLGDLATRLQKASPGAGPWLDLDRFDLSGVRALDRYTYRVELNGKYPQFLYWLSMAFFAPIPREVDQFYNQPGMGERNLSLDWYPVGTGPYMLTENNPNSRMVLSRNPNFHGETYPCEGEPGDRAAGLLRDCGKAMPFIDKAVFTREKESIPYWNKFLQGYYDASGISSDSFDQAVKVNVGGDVGLTPEMAAKGIRLLASVKTTTDYMGFNMLDPVVGGLGERGRKLRQALSIAIDQEEFISIFLNGRGIVAMDPLPPGIFGHREGAAGLNPVVYDWVNGQPQRKSIARARQLLAEAGWPHGRDAKTGEPLVLYLDTTAGGMGDKSRIDWLTRQLAKVDVQLVVRPTDWNRFQEKLRKGTVQLFYLGWNADYPDPENFFFLLAGKEGKVLHGGENQVNYANPDFDRLFEQMRNMDNGAPREALIRRMNALLQQDAPWIFGFYPKVYTLGHAWLLNRKPTDVGNNILKYQRLDVGLRQKLRSQWNPPVRWPLWGGLLVLFVLAFWAWQRRGAEKSGDSSGL from the coding sequence ATGAAGATCAAGTCTTTGTTGCCTTGGCGAATCGCCCTGCTGGCGGTCCTGCTGGCCCTATCCGGCTGCGGTGAACGGCCCTGGAATGACCCCTATCCGGCCTCGGAATGGGGCCAGAATATTCTTTATACGGCCTTCACCGACCGGCCCAAGCACCTGGACCCGGCCCAGTCCTATGCGGAGGACGAGATCAATTTCACGGCCCAAATCTATGAGCCGCCCCTCCAGTACCACTACCTGAAACGGCCCTATACCCTTATTCCGGCCAGTGCCGCCGCCGTACCCCATCCCCGTTATTACGATGCCCAGGGCCACCAGCTGCCCGATGACGCAGACCCGTCCCGGATCGCCCGAAGTGTGTACGACATCGCCATCAAGCCCGGCATCCGCTACCAGCCCCATCCCGCCTTCGCCCGGGATGACCAGGGGCGCCCCCGTTACCTCCATCTCACCCCCAGCCAACTGGCGGGGGTGCGCCAGCTCTCGGATTTCCCCTATACGGGGACCCGGGAGCTGACGGCGGCGGATTTTGTCTACGGTATTAAGCGTCTGGCCAGTCCCCGTTTGAGTTCTCCCATTTTCGGCATGATGGCCGGACACATTGTGGGCTTGGGAGATTTGGCGACCCGTTTGCAGAAAGCCTCCCCGGGAGCTGGTCCCTGGCTTGATCTGGACCGCTTTGATCTCAGTGGGGTGCGGGCTCTGGATCGGTACACCTACCGGGTGGAATTGAACGGCAAATACCCCCAGTTCCTCTATTGGCTGTCCATGGCCTTTTTCGCTCCCATTCCCCGGGAGGTGGATCAGTTCTATAACCAGCCTGGCATGGGGGAAAGAAACCTGTCCCTGGACTGGTATCCGGTGGGCACCGGTCCCTACATGCTCACGGAAAACAATCCCAACAGCCGCATGGTGCTGTCCCGTAACCCCAATTTTCACGGGGAAACCTACCCCTGCGAAGGGGAACCGGGGGACCGGGCAGCGGGCCTGTTGCGGGATTGCGGCAAGGCCATGCCCTTTATCGATAAGGCCGTCTTTACCCGGGAAAAGGAGTCCATCCCCTACTGGAACAAGTTTCTCCAGGGCTATTACGACGCCTCCGGGATTTCCTCCGACAGCTTTGACCAGGCGGTGAAGGTCAATGTGGGGGGCGATGTGGGCCTGACGCCAGAAATGGCGGCCAAAGGCATTCGTCTGCTGGCCAGTGTTAAGACCACGACGGATTACATGGGCTTCAATATGCTGGATCCGGTGGTGGGAGGCTTGGGGGAACGGGGCCGCAAACTGCGCCAGGCCTTATCCATTGCTATCGACCAGGAAGAATTTATTTCTATCTTTCTCAATGGCCGAGGCATCGTGGCCATGGATCCTTTGCCTCCGGGTATTTTCGGCCATCGGGAAGGGGCGGCAGGCCTCAATCCAGTGGTCTATGACTGGGTTAATGGCCAGCCCCAGCGCAAATCCATCGCCCGGGCCCGTCAGCTGCTGGCGGAAGCGGGCTGGCCCCATGGCCGGGACGCCAAGACCGGGGAGCCCTTGGTGCTGTATCTGGATACCACGGCGGGGGGGATGGGGGATAAGTCCCGCATCGACTGGCTGACCCGCCAACTGGCCAAGGTGGATGTCCAGCTGGTGGTGCGGCCCACGGATTGGAACCGTTTCCAGGAAAAATTGCGTAAGGGGACGGTACAGCTCTTCTATCTTGGCTGGAACGCGGATTACCCGGACCCGGAAAACTTTTTCTTTCTCCTGGCAGGCAAGGAAGGCAAGGTGCTCCACGGGGGGGAAAATCAGGTGAATTACGCCAATCCGGATTTCGATCGCCTCTTCGAGCAAATGCGTAATATGGATAACGGGGCGCCCCGGGAAGCCCTGATCCGGCGCATGAACGCTCTGCTGCAACAGGACGCTCCCTGGATCTTTGGCTTCTATCCCAAGGTCTACACCTTGGGACACGCTTGGCTCTTGAACCGCAAGCCCACGGACGTGGGCAACAATATCCTCAAATATCAGCGCCTGGACGTGGGGCTGCGGCAAAAACTGCGCAGCCAATGGAATCCGCCGGTGCGCTGGCCCCTCTGGGGCGGTTTGCTGGTGTTGTTTGTCCTGGCCTTTTGGGCTTGGCAGCGGCGGGGTGCGGAGAAGAGTGGAGATTCTTCAGGCTTATGA
- a CDS encoding acyl-CoA synthetase, which translates to MPENTQNIYKVGLDKNEANYVPLSPLTFIARSAYIYPERLAVVHGKRRYTWKETFTRARRLASALEGRGIGEGDTVAVMLNNTPEMYECHFGVPVTGAVLNTLNTRLDSETVAFMLNHGEAKLLITDREYFPIVQKALDLLGRNIPVIDVDDPEYAGPGDLLGEKDYEALLAEGSPDYPWKGPEDEWNAISLNYTSGTTGNPKGVVYHHRGAYLNAMSNIVSWGMPPHSVYLWTLPMFHCNGWCFPWTMAANAGTNVCLRRVDPKLIFQLIREQGVTHYCGAPIVHSMLANAPAEWREGITQGVFGLIAAAPPPAAVIEGMAKIGFKITHVYGLTESYGPAAVCAQHPEWNALPVGEQVTLNGRQGVRYHAQEAITVLDPTTMEAVPWDGETMGEIMFRGNLVMKGYLKNPKASAESFAGGYYHTGDLAVMQPDGYVKIKDRSKDVIISGGENISSIEVEDVLYKHPAVMAAAVVAAQDPKWGEVPAAFIELRTGQSVTEEEVIAFCREHMARFKVPKKVVFGTLPKTSTGKIQKYVLREQAKSAASFE; encoded by the coding sequence ATGCCCGAGAACACCCAAAACATCTACAAAGTCGGTTTGGACAAGAATGAGGCCAATTATGTGCCTCTCTCCCCCCTGACCTTTATCGCCCGTTCCGCCTACATTTACCCGGAACGTCTGGCGGTGGTGCACGGCAAGCGCCGCTACACTTGGAAGGAAACCTTCACCCGGGCCCGGCGCCTGGCTTCGGCCCTGGAGGGCCGAGGCATCGGGGAGGGGGATACGGTGGCGGTGATGTTGAACAACACCCCGGAAATGTACGAATGCCATTTCGGGGTGCCCGTCACCGGGGCTGTGCTGAATACCCTGAACACCCGTCTGGACAGCGAAACCGTGGCTTTTATGCTGAACCACGGGGAAGCCAAGCTGTTGATCACGGACCGGGAATATTTCCCCATTGTCCAAAAGGCCCTGGATTTGCTGGGGCGCAACATTCCGGTGATCGATGTGGATGATCCGGAATACGCCGGCCCCGGTGATCTGCTCGGGGAAAAGGATTACGAGGCCCTGCTGGCGGAAGGCTCCCCGGATTACCCCTGGAAAGGGCCGGAGGATGAGTGGAACGCCATTTCCCTCAATTACACCTCTGGCACCACGGGCAATCCCAAAGGGGTGGTTTATCACCATCGGGGCGCCTACCTGAATGCCATGTCCAACATCGTTTCCTGGGGCATGCCGCCCCATTCGGTGTATTTGTGGACCCTGCCCATGTTTCACTGCAACGGCTGGTGCTTCCCCTGGACCATGGCGGCCAACGCGGGAACCAACGTCTGCCTGCGCCGGGTGGATCCCAAGCTTATTTTTCAGCTGATCCGGGAGCAGGGCGTCACCCACTACTGCGGCGCTCCCATTGTCCATTCCATGCTGGCCAATGCCCCGGCGGAATGGCGGGAAGGCATTACTCAGGGGGTGTTCGGCCTGATCGCCGCCGCCCCGCCTCCCGCCGCCGTAATCGAGGGCATGGCCAAAATCGGCTTTAAGATCACCCACGTCTATGGCCTGACCGAAAGTTACGGCCCGGCGGCGGTGTGCGCCCAGCATCCGGAGTGGAACGCCTTGCCCGTGGGGGAACAGGTCACCCTGAACGGCCGCCAGGGGGTGCGCTATCACGCCCAGGAAGCCATTACGGTGCTGGACCCTACCACCATGGAAGCGGTGCCCTGGGACGGGGAAACCATGGGGGAAATCATGTTCCGGGGCAACCTGGTCATGAAGGGCTATCTGAAAAATCCCAAGGCCAGCGCCGAGTCTTTCGCCGGGGGCTATTACCACACCGGGGATTTGGCGGTGATGCAGCCCGATGGCTATGTGAAGATCAAGGACCGGTCCAAGGATGTGATCATTTCCGGTGGGGAGAACATTTCCTCCATTGAGGTGGAAGACGTGCTCTACAAACACCCGGCGGTGATGGCAGCGGCGGTGGTGGCGGCTCAGGACCCCAAATGGGGGGAAGTGCCCGCCGCCTTCATCGAACTGCGCACCGGCCAGTCAGTGACGGAAGAGGAGGTGATCGCCTTCTGCCGGGAACACATGGCCCGCTTCAAGGTGCCGAAAAAGGTGGTATTCGGCACCCTGCCCAAGACTTCCACGGGCAAGATTCAGAAGTACGTGCTTCGGGAACAGGCCAAATCCGCCGCTTCCTTTGAATAA
- a CDS encoding glycosyltransferase family 39 protein, translating to MAPQLFPEPSSTSFAHRFWWPGFILILLFAAALRWHYIGFQPLWLDEGYSWWDARQSLTDLWSLVPQCDPHPPLYALLLKAWMGLFGDSALAMRSLGALAGVLATGFVMLAGRELAPRLGSIAGLIFASMPFQVEFAHEARPYGLVALGSAVLAFGVLRVLGQRERLVSRSGWLGVVAGLGLLLWSNDTSVFYGAALLLALGWLSWRDPEDRALWRPAAWAALAVLFLWAPYLPNLLTQTHEVSSDFWIPRPNLWRVANELRFLVGFGSFFILWWVLALWGVGLTLLVRWGRGRQALVLGALAVVPLALNFVLSWLITPIFLARTLIGTAPFFALALAAAPAALSRPRLRGLLVAALVTAQVLTLAPLYVDYHRKEPWDVIGAEASRDGWDLTAGHPDQALVLFIPDELVLPFSHAMEALGQRLPMHGVPRDYPSLGMHARYPSGKCAPAVEGLDLSFLTSLTAGRRAVLLLTRQYNSYDPGDRIPAYLASHGWRQVALRAYEFGDLRLFEFVPKGEAPRPAP from the coding sequence ATGGCCCCCCAACTTTTCCCCGAGCCTTCCTCTACTTCCTTCGCCCACCGCTTCTGGTGGCCGGGTTTTATCCTAATTCTGCTGTTCGCTGCCGCTCTGCGTTGGCATTACATCGGTTTCCAACCTCTCTGGCTGGATGAGGGCTATTCCTGGTGGGATGCCCGCCAATCCCTCACCGATCTGTGGTCCCTAGTCCCCCAGTGCGACCCCCATCCCCCCCTTTACGCTCTGCTGCTCAAAGCGTGGATGGGGCTGTTCGGGGACAGTGCCCTGGCCATGCGCAGCCTGGGGGCCCTGGCCGGGGTGCTGGCTACTGGCTTTGTCATGCTGGCCGGGCGGGAACTGGCGCCCCGCTTGGGCTCGATTGCCGGCTTGATTTTCGCCAGCATGCCCTTTCAGGTGGAATTCGCCCATGAGGCCCGTCCCTACGGCCTGGTGGCCTTGGGGAGCGCCGTGCTGGCCTTTGGGGTGCTGCGGGTGCTGGGGCAACGGGAGAGGCTTGTCTCCCGATCCGGCTGGTTGGGCGTGGTGGCGGGGCTGGGGTTGCTGCTATGGAGTAACGACACCTCCGTTTTCTACGGCGCTGCCCTGCTGCTGGCCTTGGGTTGGCTGTCCTGGCGCGATCCGGAGGATCGGGCCCTCTGGCGTCCCGCCGCCTGGGCCGCCTTGGCTGTGCTGTTTCTGTGGGCGCCATATCTGCCGAATCTTCTTACCCAGACCCACGAAGTGAGTTCGGATTTCTGGATACCCCGACCTAATCTGTGGCGGGTGGCCAACGAGTTGCGCTTTCTGGTGGGCTTTGGTTCCTTTTTCATCCTTTGGTGGGTACTGGCTCTATGGGGCGTGGGGCTGACCCTGTTGGTCCGCTGGGGCCGGGGGCGTCAGGCCCTGGTGCTGGGGGCTTTGGCGGTGGTGCCACTTGCCTTGAATTTTGTGCTGAGCTGGTTGATTACCCCGATTTTTCTGGCCCGGACCCTGATAGGTACGGCTCCCTTTTTTGCTCTGGCCCTGGCCGCTGCGCCGGCCGCCTTGAGTCGGCCTCGCCTGAGGGGCTTGCTGGTGGCGGCCCTGGTAACGGCCCAGGTCCTGACCCTGGCGCCCCTCTATGTGGATTACCATCGTAAGGAACCCTGGGATGTGATCGGGGCCGAGGCTTCCCGGGATGGCTGGGATTTGACGGCGGGGCATCCGGATCAGGCCTTAGTCCTGTTTATTCCGGATGAGCTGGTGCTGCCTTTTTCTCATGCCATGGAAGCCCTGGGCCAGCGTCTGCCCATGCATGGGGTGCCTAGGGATTACCCCTCCCTGGGGATGCACGCCCGCTATCCCTCGGGCAAATGCGCCCCTGCCGTGGAAGGGCTGGATTTGAGCTTTCTTACCTCCCTTACCGCTGGGCGGCGGGCTGTGCTGCTTTTGACCCGACAATACAATAGCTATGATCCGGGGGATCGGATTCCCGCCTATCTAGCTTCTCACGGCTGGCGTCAGGTAGCCTTGCGGGCCTATGAATTCGGGGATTTGCGGTTGTTTGAGTTTGTGCCGAAAGGGGAAGCGCCCCGCCCGGCGCCTTAG
- a CDS encoding ABC-type transport auxiliary lipoprotein family protein, with protein MSRLSLIRSASRLVWLTALVLGGCAIGRPTTPPPATYDFGPLPVPLGGADRSSLGLEVRMPAWVDSTGIAYRLAYGEGGRRYEYGLSRWSAPPAQLLALNWRQQLGLSRGGEGSDRRCRIRVEVDEFIQVFDFPQSSRGLLQGRMTLVGKQGTVLGVQPLQQIRPAPAPDARGGTVALTEAASAAGQAMAAWLHSMEEGGRLRDCR; from the coding sequence ATGAGCCGCCTATCCCTTATTCGCTCCGCTTCCCGCCTGGTCTGGCTTACGGCACTGGTGCTGGGGGGCTGCGCCATTGGGCGTCCCACCACGCCCCCTCCAGCCACCTATGATTTTGGCCCCCTGCCAGTGCCCCTGGGCGGGGCGGATCGGTCCAGCCTGGGCCTGGAGGTGCGCATGCCTGCCTGGGTGGATAGCACGGGCATTGCCTATCGGCTGGCCTACGGGGAGGGGGGCCGGCGCTATGAATATGGCCTTAGCCGCTGGTCGGCACCTCCGGCCCAGTTACTGGCCCTGAACTGGCGCCAGCAGCTGGGCTTGAGCCGGGGCGGCGAAGGCTCGGACCGGCGCTGCCGGATTCGGGTGGAAGTGGATGAGTTCATCCAGGTTTTTGATTTCCCCCAATCCAGCCGGGGATTGTTGCAGGGCCGCATGACATTGGTGGGTAAACAGGGCACAGTCCTTGGCGTACAGCCCTTGCAGCAAATCCGCCCGGCTCCGGCGCCCGATGCCCGGGGCGGAACGGTGGCGCTGACGGAGGCGGCCAGCGCAGCTGGTCAGGCCATGGCGGCTTGGCTTCATTCCATGGAGGAGGGGGGCCGTCTTCGGGACTGTCGTTGA
- a CDS encoding FmdB family zinc ribbon protein gives MPLYDYRCKQCAQTFELLVRSSTVPTCPHCGSQDLEKQVSLTAPQGKIAGIFSQARAQAAREGHFSNYSPSERPKIST, from the coding sequence ATGCCCCTTTACGACTATCGCTGCAAACAGTGCGCCCAAACCTTTGAATTGCTGGTGCGCAGCAGCACCGTACCCACCTGTCCCCACTGCGGCAGCCAGGATCTGGAAAAACAGGTCTCCCTCACTGCCCCCCAGGGCAAAATCGCCGGTATTTTCTCCCAGGCCCGGGCCCAGGCAGCCCGGGAGGGCCATTTTTCCAACTACAGCCCCTCGGAACGCCCCAAGATCAGCACCTGA
- the acnB gene encoding bifunctional aconitate hydratase 2/2-methylisocitrate dehydratase: MLEAYRQHVAERAALGIPPLPLTAAQVKDLVALLQNPPKGEEAFLVDLITHRVPAGVDDAAKVKAEFLTQVAGGKLSCALISRAQATELLGTMLGGYNVKSLIDLLGDAEVGTVAAEGLKKTLLMFDAFHDVVELSKAGNANAKAVLQSWADGEWFTSRPEVPSSLKLTVFKVSGETNTDDLSPAPDAWSRPDIPLHAVAMLKNARPGITPDEPGVRGPMKLLESLKQKGNLVAYVGDVVGTGSSRKSATNSVLWWTGEDIPFVPNKRFGGVCLGGKIAPIFFNTQEDAGALPIEIDVNKMEMGDEIELQLDHATATVKAVKNGAVIAESKLKTPVILDEVRAGGRIPLIIGRGLTAKAREALGLPVSTLFRLPQAPQDSGKGFSLAQKIVGRACGLPEGKGIRPGTYCEPKMTTVGSQDTTGPMTRDELKDLACLGFSADLVMQSFCHTAAYPKLVDVKMHRTLPSFITTRGGVSLRPGDGVIHSWLNRLLLPDTVGTGGDSHTRFPIGISFPAGSGLVAFAAATGVMPLDMPESVLVRFKGKMQPGITLRDLVNAIPYYAIQQGLLTVEKKGKKNIFSGRILEIEGLPDLKVEQAFELTDASAERSAAGCTVRLNKDPIVEYMRSNITLMKWMIANGYEDKRTLARRIKAMESWIENGKLLEPDSDAEYAAVIEIDLADVKEPILACPNDPDDVKLLSTVAGDKIDEVFIGSCMTNIGHFRAAGKVLDGKSDIPTRLWIAPPTKMDALILTEEGYYSVLGKSGARMEMPGCSLCMGNQAQVRKGSTAMSTSTRNFPNRLGLDTRVYLGSAELAAICALLGKIPSVAEYMEKINVVNAKAADIYRYMNFDQISEFKEVADTVTI; this comes from the coding sequence GTGCTTGAAGCCTACCGCCAACACGTCGCCGAGCGTGCTGCACTCGGTATTCCGCCCCTGCCCCTGACGGCCGCCCAGGTCAAGGATCTGGTGGCCTTGTTGCAAAATCCGCCCAAGGGGGAAGAGGCTTTTTTGGTTGATCTCATTACCCACCGGGTTCCGGCCGGGGTGGATGATGCGGCCAAGGTCAAGGCCGAATTCCTGACCCAAGTGGCCGGTGGCAAGCTCTCCTGTGCCCTGATTTCCCGGGCCCAAGCCACGGAACTTCTGGGCACCATGCTGGGCGGTTACAACGTCAAATCCCTGATCGATCTCCTGGGCGATGCCGAAGTGGGCACCGTGGCCGCTGAAGGCCTGAAAAAGACCCTGTTGATGTTCGACGCCTTCCACGATGTGGTGGAACTCTCTAAGGCGGGCAACGCCAATGCCAAGGCGGTGCTTCAATCCTGGGCCGATGGTGAATGGTTTACCTCCCGCCCGGAAGTGCCCAGCTCCCTGAAACTGACCGTTTTCAAGGTTTCCGGCGAAACCAATACGGACGACCTTTCCCCGGCGCCGGATGCCTGGTCCCGTCCCGATATTCCCCTGCACGCCGTCGCCATGCTGAAAAATGCCCGGCCCGGCATTACTCCGGACGAACCCGGGGTGCGGGGCCCCATGAAGCTGCTGGAAAGCCTGAAGCAAAAGGGCAATCTGGTGGCCTATGTGGGCGACGTGGTGGGGACTGGTTCCTCCCGCAAGTCCGCTACCAACTCCGTGCTGTGGTGGACTGGGGAAGACATTCCCTTCGTGCCCAACAAGCGCTTCGGCGGTGTGTGCCTGGGCGGCAAGATTGCCCCCATTTTCTTTAACACCCAGGAAGACGCGGGTGCCTTGCCCATCGAAATCGACGTCAACAAGATGGAAATGGGCGACGAAATCGAATTGCAACTGGATCACGCCACCGCCACGGTGAAGGCCGTGAAAAACGGCGCGGTGATCGCGGAAAGCAAGCTGAAGACCCCGGTGATCCTGGACGAAGTCCGGGCCGGCGGTCGGATTCCCCTGATCATTGGCCGGGGCTTGACCGCCAAGGCTCGGGAAGCCCTGGGCCTACCCGTCTCCACCCTGTTCCGCTTGCCCCAGGCGCCCCAGGATTCTGGCAAGGGCTTCTCCCTGGCCCAGAAGATTGTCGGCCGGGCCTGTGGCCTGCCGGAAGGCAAGGGCATCCGCCCGGGAACCTACTGCGAACCCAAGATGACCACCGTGGGCTCCCAGGACACTACCGGCCCCATGACCCGGGACGAGCTGAAGGATCTGGCCTGCCTGGGCTTCTCCGCCGATCTGGTGATGCAGTCCTTCTGCCACACCGCCGCTTATCCCAAGCTGGTGGACGTGAAGATGCACCGCACCCTGCCGTCCTTCATCACCACCCGGGGCGGGGTTTCCCTGCGTCCGGGGGACGGGGTGATCCACTCCTGGCTGAACCGTCTGCTGCTGCCCGATACGGTGGGCACCGGCGGTGACTCCCACACCCGTTTCCCCATCGGTATTTCCTTCCCGGCCGGTTCCGGCCTGGTGGCCTTTGCCGCCGCCACCGGCGTCATGCCCCTGGATATGCCCGAATCCGTGCTGGTCCGCTTCAAGGGCAAGATGCAGCCTGGCATCACCCTGCGGGATCTGGTCAATGCCATTCCTTACTACGCCATTCAGCAAGGTCTGCTGACGGTGGAAAAGAAGGGCAAGAAGAACATCTTCTCCGGCCGCATCCTGGAAATCGAAGGGCTGCCCGATCTCAAGGTGGAACAGGCCTTTGAACTGACCGATGCCTCCGCCGAACGGTCCGCCGCCGGCTGCACCGTGCGCCTGAACAAAGACCCCATCGTGGAGTACATGCGCTCCAACATCACCTTGATGAAGTGGATGATTGCCAACGGTTACGAAGACAAGCGTACCCTGGCCCGCCGCATCAAGGCCATGGAAAGCTGGATCGAAAACGGCAAGCTGCTGGAGCCGGATAGCGATGCGGAATACGCCGCCGTAATCGAAATCGATCTGGCCGACGTGAAGGAACCCATCCTGGCCTGCCCCAACGATCCGGACGACGTGAAGCTCCTGTCCACCGTGGCTGGGGACAAGATCGACGAAGTGTTCATCGGTTCCTGCATGACCAACATCGGCCACTTCCGGGCGGCCGGCAAGGTGCTGGATGGCAAGTCCGACATTCCGACCCGCCTGTGGATCGCTCCTCCCACCAAGATGGATGCGTTGATCCTCACGGAAGAGGGCTATTACAGCGTGCTTGGCAAGTCTGGTGCCCGTATGGAAATGCCCGGCTGCTCCCTGTGCATGGGCAATCAGGCCCAGGTGCGCAAGGGCAGCACGGCCATGTCCACTTCCACCCGGAACTTCCCCAACCGTCTGGGCCTGGATACCCGGGTTTACCTGGGCTCTGCCGAGCTGGCGGCGATCTGCGCCCTGCTGGGTAAGATCCCCTCCGTCGCCGAATATATGGAAAAAATCAATGTGGTGAATGCCAAGGCGGCGGATATCTATCGTTACATGAATTTCGATCAAATTTCCGAATTTAAGGAAGTGGCGGATACGGTAACGATCTGA
- a CDS encoding HpcH/HpaI aldolase/citrate lyase family protein produces MTLRHPQDVLFAGEKPFPILPVVDHYAGSEKLMLKALQLQHELGPVFDLTCDCEDGAKAGTETAHATMAANLIVSPDNRFGRVGARIHDITHNHWQADLDILIRIAGRRLAFLTLPKVRSVADAQTQIAALRRAEAQYATGKALPVHVLIETHGALRDAWQIAALEGVESLDFGLMDFVSGHHGAIPGTAMKSPGQFTHPLVTRAKCEISAAALAHGVAPSHNVTTELKDPRVVFDDARRARQNFGYLRMWSIHPAQIMPIVEAMRPDFSEVEAAVDILAAAQDQDWGPIQHAGRLHDRASYRYYWELLQRAKATGMNLPRDGASRFFPES; encoded by the coding sequence ATGACCCTACGCCATCCTCAAGATGTCCTGTTTGCCGGAGAAAAGCCCTTCCCCATCCTGCCGGTGGTGGATCATTACGCCGGTTCGGAAAAGCTCATGCTTAAGGCGCTCCAGCTACAACACGAGCTGGGCCCGGTTTTTGATCTGACCTGTGATTGCGAGGATGGAGCCAAGGCGGGCACGGAAACGGCCCACGCCACCATGGCCGCCAATCTCATTGTCAGTCCGGACAACCGTTTTGGTCGGGTGGGTGCCCGCATCCACGACATCACCCACAACCACTGGCAGGCGGATCTGGACATTCTGATCCGCATCGCCGGGCGCCGCCTGGCCTTCCTGACCCTACCCAAAGTACGTTCCGTCGCCGACGCCCAGACCCAGATCGCCGCCCTACGCCGGGCGGAGGCCCAATACGCTACCGGCAAAGCCCTGCCCGTCCACGTGCTCATCGAAACCCACGGCGCCCTGCGGGACGCATGGCAGATTGCGGCTCTGGAAGGGGTGGAAAGCCTGGATTTCGGTCTTATGGACTTTGTCTCCGGCCATCACGGCGCCATCCCGGGCACCGCCATGAAAAGCCCCGGACAATTCACCCACCCCCTGGTAACCCGGGCCAAGTGCGAGATTTCCGCCGCCGCCCTGGCCCACGGGGTGGCGCCCTCCCACAACGTGACCACGGAATTGAAGGACCCCCGGGTGGTTTTCGACGACGCCCGCCGGGCCCGCCAGAATTTCGGCTATCTGCGCATGTGGAGCATCCACCCGGCCCAGATCATGCCCATCGTGGAAGCCATGCGCCCGGACTTCTCTGAGGTGGAAGCTGCGGTGGACATCTTGGCCGCCGCCCAGGACCAGGACTGGGGTCCCATTCAGCACGCCGGACGACTCCACGACCGGGCCTCCTACCGCTATTACTGGGAACTGTTGCAACGGGCTAAGGCCACGGGCATGAATCTCCCCAGAGACGGCGCCTCTCGCTTTTTCCCGGAAAGCTAA